GGGTATTAAGCTGGAAAGGTGGGATATCAGTTAAGTAGATAGTAACAGAGGAGAATATCCAAGATGAGAGAAGAGTGTTAGTAAAGGTCTCGAGGCATAaatgcaaaacacatatctgaggGGGACTATATGAGTATACCAGTCTGGCCGGAGTAGCTGTTGGTATTGGGATGTAGTGAGCGATTAAAATTAGAAGTGGCCAGATTGCGAAGCTTTGAACACCAGTCTATAATAGAGAAAGTAATACACAGAAAGCAGCATTCTGCAAAGGTTAATTTGGTAGTGGTGTGCTGGACAGAGTGAATATAGGGAGACCAGTGTGGACGCCATCACAGTTGTCCATCTGTGCTGAAGCAGAGTGATGGCAGTGGAAATAGAAAGGAAGCAGCGGATGCTGAGAATGCTATGAATATAGAAGGTTCAGGACTTGGTGGCTGTTTCAATGTTGGGATAAATGAGTGTGAAGCCAAAGATGACAAGACATCCAACAAGGTTACCTCTTCCTAAAATCCCTAGATACCCTACAGACTCAAGGAGTCAGACAGTGAATTTGACAGCTTCAGCCAGGTCACTGAGTCACCAGTAGGACGAGAAGAGGAACCACATCTCCACATGGTTTCTAAGAAATACCGCAAGGTGCTGGGGGACATCAGGGCCTGTGGGATGTGGGGAAAGGTACCCTGGGAAGGAAGTCATATGAGAAAGGATTGAAGGACTCAGTCAGGAGGCCTTCAACTACCACCCTGGACCCAGGAGGAAGGCTCTAGGAAAGGCTGTGGCTACTGGAAAGATTTGGGGACTCTGAGAATATCCTTGTCTTGCTCAGACAATTTCTACCTTAGGTGACCATCAAATATTCCAAGCTAGGGCTGGAGGACTTTGACTTCAAACACTACAATAAGACCTTGTTTGCTGGATTAGAGCCCCACATTCCCAACGCCTACTGTAACTGCATGATCCAGGTAAGGGTTGGGTATTCCTATAACTTGAACGTGCCTGCTGCTTTTCTTCTTCCCTATGGCTCTCGACCCTGCTCTTTCCAGGTCTCCTCAGCCGTGTTCTCTTTACCATGGTCTCCTCTACAATTCTTTCTTGCCTCTACAACTTTCAAGTCTCCTCTGAGCTCCACTGGTTTGGTGGACTCACTGCTTCGGTGGACTCCTGCTGTGTATTTTCCACCAGCTCACTTAACCTCCATATTTCTCCTCACCCCCAGGCCAGTTTCCTACATCAGTTCTTCTGCTTTTCCCTCCAGGTGCTCTATTTCCTGGAGCCTGTACGCTGTCTAATTCAAAACCACCTTTGCCAGAAGGAGTTCTGTCTGGCATGTGAGCTGGGCTTCCTGTTTCACATGTTGGACCTCTCTCGTGGTGACCCTTGCCAGGTCAGTACTTGGAGACACTTAaaatggaaggggaaggaaggtggacacaaaagacaaaataacCCCTTTCCACCAACACATTTCCAGGGCAATAATTTTCTTCGGGCATTCCGTACTATTCCTGAGGCCTCAGCCCTTGGTCTAATCCTGGCTGACTCAGATGAGGCCTCAGGCAAGGGCAATCTGGCCAGGCTCATTCAGAGGTGGAATCGCTTCATTCTCACTCAACTGCATCAAGATATGCAGGAGCTGGAAATACCACAGGCTTATCGAGGTGCTGGAGGCAGGTATGAAATCAGGATAGAAATAGTTAAAGCCATCATGACAGGCCCCTCTGTGATTTAAAAGGTCTCCTAACTTCCTCAATGTGCATATATCATCCTCTCCACTCTTAGCAGCTTTTGCTCATCGGGGGACTCTGTTATTGGGCAGCTCTTCAGCTGTGAGATGGAGAACTGCAGCCTCTGCCGCTGTGGCAGTGAAACCGTGCGAGCCTCATCCACCCTGCTTTTCACACTCTCCTACCCTGATGGTAGCAAAAGTGGTATACCCTTCAGCTCAGTTGGGAAGGCTCCCCAAAATGTCCTGTAGTATCAGGGAGAGGGTGTTGGGGACTAACTGTGGGTAGAGGGGAGAACCAGGAGTATAGCATCTAATTTTCCCTCAGATAAAACTGGGAAGAACTATGACTTTGCTCAGGTGCTGAAGCGAAGCATCTGCCTGGACCAGAATACACAGGCCTGGTGTGACACCTGTGAAAAGTACCAGCCCACGGTGAGTGGACTGTTGGACTGGACTAGAGTCCTGGCCCTGCCATGGAGATTCAGCCACTATCCCATGTGGGGCTGGCTCTGTCAGCACTGCCATCCAGGGATCTCTGGTGGAGTGAGGAATCCCAGTTTGAAGACACAGACCCAGCTCCCTGTCCAGACTCCTTTTCCTGTACATTCCCTGCCATTCCTTGTTTGTTTCTTCCTGTCAGATTCAGACCCGCAACATCCGCCATCTGCCAGATATTCTTGTCATCAACTGTGAGGTGAACAGCTCAAAAGAGGCTGATTTCTGGAGAATGCAGGCTGAGGTAAGGACTCAGACTAGAAACAGGGCTTCcggaataatttttcattttatcccCCTTCTGACTTCCATATATGATTACATTCCTGAAGAACTGGatgtttttcttctgtgttcAGGTTGCCTTCAAGATGGCAGTAAAGAAACACGGTGGGGAAATCTCCAAGAACAAGGAATTTGCTTTGGCTGATTGGTAGGTGCTGTCTTGGGAGCTGTCAAAGGATTGAATTGCCCAGTGGTTCCTCTTATCAAGATCTCTTTCGGAACAAATTTCCAATTCTTCTGACCTGATAGGAAGGAACTAGGGAGTCCAGAGGGTGTGCTGGTGTGTCCCTCCATTGAGGAGTTGAAGAACGTCTGGCTTCCTTTCTCCATTCGCATGAAGATGACCAAAAACAAAGGGCTGGATGTTTGCAATTGGACTGATGGGGATGAGATGCAGGTTGTTGAAAAACCGGGAAGAGGAAAGGGAATAAGGGAGAGAAGGTGGGGCAGAAGGTAAAGGAGGGCAGGGGAAGGTGAAACTTAGcagagggaaaaggaagagaataagGCCTAGTATTTACCTGTTAGGGGATTTTCCATAGTCACTCAGTTCAGTGTTGGGGTCCTAGATGGGCTAGGATGGAGATAACCCACCCTGGTCCCCCATCCCCTATACCCCCAACTCCCTGTCCTCTGTCCccattcccctcccttccccatccTTAAACTTAGCTTAGCAGCCTGGGTACCCCCCTCACAGTGGGGCCCAGCCAGGGCAGAGGAGGAGCATGGTGTCTGTGTGTATGACCTGATGGCTACTGTGGTACACATCCTGGACTCACGCACAGGGGGCAGCCTTGTGGCTCACATCAAAGTTGGAGAGACCTACCACCAGCGCAAGGAGGTGAGTGAGGTTGTAGAGGGCGGGAACACTCCTGGGATGGCCACAGTGAGTCCCAGATCTGTCCTTGAGTCTGAGACACAGTGGTCCAGCCATCACTTTGTATCGCCACAGGCTTTCTTTGTATTTCCATAGGGCGTTACTCACCAGCAGTGGTATCTGTTCAATGACTTTCTTATTGAACCTATTGATAAGGTTAGTTGCAAcatgttctgtttcttctttcatttccccTTTTCCTAGCATCCTTATCTTTAGGGCTCTATAGAATGCCAGGCAGATTcaacagggagggaggaaggaatccTCAGGAATAAAAACCATTAGCACTTAAAAATAGcacctgaaaaaaaacaaaaactagcaccTGAGTCCTGGCCTCCGTCtgaagtggagaaaaggaaaagggtgATATACATTAGCCATAAGTGCTTTTTCTCTTCTATAGCATGAAGCTGTGCAGTTTGACATGAATTGGAAAGTACCTGCAATCCTTTATTATGTCAAACGGAATCTCAATTCCAGATACAACCTGAACAGTAAGTGCTACATAGTAGACCCAAGTGTGTGGACAGTTTAGATTGGGCTTCAGGATGAGATCTGGGACATTGCTTGCAAGTACTTAGGATTGGTAACCAGTGTTAATATTTCTGGAGATACTAAAGAGATTCCTGCTTATCAGACCTTAAATTTAGAAGTGCGaaatccagcctgagcaacatagcaagatcccatctctttgaaaaaaaaattttttttttttttttttgagatgccgtcttgctctgtcacccaggctggagtgcaattgcgcaatctcggctcactgcaacctctgcctcctgggttcaagcgattctcctgcctcagcctcctgagtagctgggattacagacgcccaccaccacacccggctaatttttttgtatttttagcagagacagggtttcaccatgttggtcaggctggcctcgaactcctgacctcatgatctgcctgcctcggcctcccaaagtgctggggttacaggcatgagcaactacacccagcctaaaaaaaaattttctttttttttttttaattagcctagtgtaggccaggcacagtggcttatggcctgtaatcccagcattttgggaggctgaggcgggcagatcacttgagctcaagagttcaaaaccagtctgggcaacatggtgaaaccctgtctctacaaaaaatacaaaaagtagctgggtatggtgatgtgctcctgttgtcccagctacttgggaggctgaggcaggagaatcacttcagcctgggagtcggagatttcagtgagtcaagattgcatcattgcactccagcctgggtgacgggagtgaaaccctgtctcaaaaaaaaaaaaaaaaaaaaatttagctgagtgtggtggcatatacttgtggtcccagctattggagaagctgaggcgggaggatcacttgagcccaggaggtcaaggctgcagtgagtgagccatgattgcaccagtgtactccagcctgggcaataggatgagaccacttttttttttttttggacagagtttcactcttgtcgcccaggctggagtgcagtggcacaatttcggctcactgcgacctccacctcctgggttaagcagttctcctgcctcagcctcccgagtagctgggactacaggcgcctgccaccatgtccggctaattttttgtatttttaatagagacagggtttcgccaggttggtcttgaactcctgacctcgtgatccaccctccttggccttccaaagtgctgggtttataggcgtgagccacagtgcccagcctgagaccctgtcttaaaaaaaaaaaaaaaaaaaaagcagctgtaAGTCTTGAGAGTGGAGTGGAAATGAGATGAGGGGGGGATGTTTGATCAGAATGGCTTAGGTTATGATGTTACatctaattattcttttttttgagacagagtttcgctcttgttgcccaggctggagtgcaatggcgtgatctcggctcactgcgacctctgcctcccgggttcaagcgattcccctgcctcagcctcccaagtagctgggattacaggcatgtgccaccacgcccggctaattttttttttttttgtctaattagtagagacggggtttcaccatgttgggcaggctggtctcaaactcctgacctcaggtgatccgcccgcctcggcctcccaaagtgctgggattacaggcattagccaccgtgcctggctatgaGCTCCTTATTAAGTACCTATTTGGTACCTTTAAACCATAGTTTCTCTGTAACCTTTTTCTGGATTCTGTAAACTAAGGTCCAAGTGAAAatcttattctttcttctctgtggtcttttctgtttttttctcagcATGTTTGTTGATAATTTTGTGATGTGACCTGCTCTGTCTACCTATCCCATTTATCAGACATGATCTTTTTCTCACGTGCTTTGATTATTGAGGGATCACAGTGAAGACCCAGGGTCTATGATCAGCCACACTGGGCTTCTGTCCCCTAGTCACTTCCCAATCCAAGCCCTGTGTCCTCTGCATTCTTCCTTCTAGTCAAGAACCCTATTGAGGCAAGTGTCTTGCTGGCTGAAGCCTCGCTGGCACGGAAGCAGCGGAAAACACATACTACCTTTATTCCACTGATGCTGAATGAGATGCCACAGATTGGGGACCTGGTGGGTCTGGATGCTGAGTTTGTCACCCTTAATGAGGTAACCAAGACCAAAGGGATGGGGCATTGGAAGAGAACTCTGAGGATATTAGGAGTTGTAAGCATTTCTCTGATTTCCTTATTAACTCTTCTCATGTAGGAGGAAGCAGAGTTACGCAGTGATGGTACCAAGTCTACCATTAAACCAAGCCAGATGTCAGTAGCCAGGATTACCTGTGTTCGGGGCCAGGGACCCAATGAGGGTATCCCCTTCATTGATGACTATATCTCTACCCAGGAGCAGGTATTAGGATATGGAGATGCAAGTGAGGCACACCCTGGTGCTTACTTACAGTGCTCAAGAACCCAGGGAAGAGTGATAggggaagactccatctcacttcCCGAAAAAGGCTTGTCCTTTTCTCTATTCCTAGGTGGTGGATTACTTGACTCAATACTCGGGTATAAAGCCTGGTGACCTCGATGCCAAAATTTCCTCCAAGCACCTAACAACTCTCAAGTCTACCTACTTAAAGCTTCGTTTTCTCATTGACATTGGAGTCAAGTTTGTGGGTCATGGCCTGCAGAAGGACTTCCGGGTCATCAACCTGATGGTTTGGCAGGGCTCTTTTAAGAGTCTTCTTGTGAGAGTGGGCCCCTCAGGGTATACATTGTGCCTTTAGAGAATGGGGAATTATAGGTCCCCTACCTTAAGTCTCCCCCTCTTTTATCCTTGCCAGGTGCCCAAGGACCAAGTCCTTGACACTGTCTACCTGTTCCATATGCCCCGAAAACGAATGATTTCCCTGCGATTCCTTGCTTGGTACTTTCTGGGTGAGTTGCTCTGCCTTGTAGGCCCCTGCTACATTAATAGCAGaagcagccatttaaaaaaaaagaaatcatgtcctttgcagcaacatggatggagctgtggGCCATCATactaagtgaactaactcagaaacagaaaatcaaataccacatattctcacttataagttggaactaaacaatgagtacatatggacataagAATGACATTAGGGACTCTAAATAAAAGTTGGGGTGGTGGGTGAGGGGTGAGGGTTGAAAATTACGTATTGGGTGCATAGTTCACTATTTGCATATTAGGGATACCAGAAGCCCAGTCCCCAcccacccatgtaacaaacatgcacatgtaccccaaatctaaaataaaatttaaatataaaaaataaaagcatggggggaaaagaaaaagcaggcaaAGTGTTAGAGGACAAAATGGGAGTAGGGGAGACCCTCAGTTAGTGGTGACAGTTACTAATGGATTTAATTAACTTCAATATCCCTTCTGTGCACTGAGGAAGATGTTTGACAATTTTCCTTAAGGGCAGTCAGGCTTTTTAGTTTTCTGGAGTCAGGTAGGAGTGGGGAGACATGTTCCTACCTCCCTTTGCTGGGTCCCAAACTATTCCACCTTTACTTACCCCAGACCTGAAGATTCAAGGGGAAACCCATGACAGTATTGAGGATGCCCGCACAGCCCTTCAGCTGTACCGAAAGTATCTGGAGCTAAGCAAAAATGGCACTGAGCCTGAGTCTTTCCACAAGGTGCTCAAGGGTCTTTATGAGAAGGGCAGAAAGATGGACTGGAAGGTGCCTGAGCCTGAGGGCCAAACAAGTCCCAAGAGTAAGACCTGGGATGGGACAAGGGAAACTGGACTGGGtggattttgtattttgtttgtttgtttgtgacagggtctcactctgtcacccaggctgaagtgcagtagcgtgattacagctcactgcagcctcgacttcctgggctcaagtgattctcccacctcagcctcccaagtacctgggacaacaggcacacaccaccacacccagctaatttttgtactttttgtagaaacaggattttgccatgttgcccaggctggtcttaaactcctgggctcaagcgatccactcaccttgggctcacaaagtgctgggattacaggcatgagcctgagCGCCCCCAATTGGGTGGATTTTGATTGCACATATGGAGAATAGCACTTaacagtttacaaagcacttcaTCCTTCTAACATtcagtaaaatacattttatcgAAACTCTCCATTAACTATAACTTCCTTTTGCCCAAGTCTAAAATGTTCAGGGAAGGTCCATGCCCTTTTTTCTCTTGCATTTTTCCTTCATAGGAAGTATGAGAAGATGCTTTTTCTCCACTCAGCTTGAATCATGCTTTTGGTTTTGTCTCTGACAGATGCAGCTGTCTTCTCCTCAGTGCTGGCGCTCTGACTACCCTTCCCAAAGAACCACGGCCCTCTCCCTTTACTGTTCTATAGCCCCAGAACTGGGAGATGGCTTCCTAAGTTGGCTATACCTTGTCCACTTCCAGTACTGGACGTGCTCAGAGTCTAGGGTCACAGATGGTGCTATTAATTGAACTGGAACACAGCAGAATTGTTGCAAAGGTTCTAGGAGCCAGATTCATTCCTTCTTCATTCTTTGCAAAACAGTGGTACAGACATGGAGTCTAGAATTGACCCAGATGGAAAGTAATTGGTATTCTTAATATCCTGGGTGACTAATATCCAGGCAGAGAAGCTCCTGGAACCATAACTGTAAGTTCCTAGCTGGCTAGGGATTGAAGTCCTGGACAGTGACAGAGGATACCACAGTAGTTCAAGACTTAGCACAAGTCACCAACTGCTTCAGGGATACCTGGAGGGGCCAGCAAGTAGAGTGTTGGTGGCCCAAGCAAACCAGTGTTGCCAATACCATTGCCAAAAGGGCCTTTGGATCCTGGACAAAGCTTGGCTGCCGGCTTCATTTATTCCTGCTGATGGCTGAGAAGCATCTGTCTTCCATCCCACTCGCCTGTCCCAAGttttgttccattttttaaaactttgttgtaAACtgcatgttttataaaataaaaataaaatatcctttgTTATTTATCTCATTAGAGAACTGCTAGTGTGGGTTCTCTGGCTTCagtcttcctctccttcctttgaaGGTAAAGGTCCGGAATCCAAAGTTATGGATATGAAAGGGTATAATTAgttcgggcgcggtggctcacttctgtaatcctagcactttgggaggccgaggtgggtggatcacgaggtcaggagttcaagaccagcctgaccaagatggtgaaaccccgtctctactaaaaatacaaaaattagctgggagtggtggatGGCGACTGTAACCCtagctgaggcagaaaattgcttcaacccgggaggcggaggttgcagtgagccgagatcacgccactgtatgccagcctgggcgatagggcgagactccgtctcaaaaaaaggggaaaaaaaagggcaTAATTTATGCCTTTTCCGGGCAATGCTGGGTCTTTGCTATAGCTGCCCAGTACCCTAAGTCAGACTGAAGATGTACAGTATGGTTTCCGTTAATTGTGTAAGCCGACAAACTACAGGTCCCAGGATAGTTTGAGACTTGTAGTTGCTCACAAAGATGGGTCCGGTGCTGCGGTGCTTCCTGGGAGATGTAGTTTCCTGGGTATTGAAACCTGGACTGCTCGCTGGCCGGCAGCGCACCGTTTTGAAGGTCCTAGCCCACCTGGGCTGGCTCACGCGCACGACTAGCCGCTCCCATACAGCACGCCCGGACTCTGTCGTCGCTTAAGGCCACTCCTACGGCTGACTCCTGGTGGTCACGTGGATCTGTTCGCCACGCAAGTCTGGGTCCTTCGGCGATTGACCGGGGTCCTTGCTGTTCGGGAGCCTCTTTTAAGCTGCCTGTTCGCGCGAGAGTTTGGTGGGGCGGGTTTGGGGTCGGTGTCTGATTGGGGCTCGCACCGCAGCACGCTGGAGTCCCGCTTAGGTACCAGTTAGCGTCAGGGGAGCTAGGTCAGGCGGTCGCCGGGATACCCCGTGTGTGGCAGGCGGCGAAGCGCTCTGGAGAATCCCGGACAGCCCTGCTCCCTGCAGCCAGGTGTAGTTTCGGGAGCCACTGGGGCCAAAGTGAGAGTCCAGCGGTCTTCCAGCGCTTGGGCCACGGCGGCGGCCCTGGGAGCAGAGGTGGGACGGATGCGGGCGGCGAGGCGCTGGGCGCTGAGGGTTGGGGATGGACTGAAGCGAAAGCAATGGCGGAGTCCTTAGAAAGGGGGCTGGTGTCCGTACGGGTAATCACTTACGGGCTGGAGGTGGGGACGCAGGAATCTTCGGTGCAGGATCCAAATGGGCCCTAGTTATTGCTCTCCTCGCTGGCCTCCTGGCCTGACTGAGGGCTCCCTGCCGGCAGTTCCCTAGTGCCTGTAGTCCTCACGTAATCGCCAACTTACCTCCTGTAGCTGCCACAAAGCCCCGTGAACCCTAGGCATGCAGTGCTAAAGTACCAACACTTAGGGCCTCACCTATCCACGTAGAGTCTGGGGCTGAGCCGCAAGTCCTGAGCTCGCGCTCCCACCCACCACCCTGGGGGAATCAGAGCCCTCAAGCGCTGGAACAGAGAAGCCCCTTTGTGTCCCGGCCATTTCCTGGAAAGTAGAGCCAGAGTCACAATGAGGCCTTTGAAAGCCTTGGGGTGAGGATTGGGGGGGGTCAGGGAAAAATGGAGTCGGCTCCTCACACTTCTGTTTTATTCCCACTCAAACCCAGGTGGAGCGACCCCATTACGCTAAAGATGAAAGGCTGGGGTTGGCTGGCCCTGCTTCTGGGGGCCCTGCTGGGAACCGCCTGGGCTCGGAGGAGCCAGGATCTCCACTGTGGAGGTAAAGGCACAACGGGAAAAAGAAGTGGAGGAAGCAGAGCCTTGGGAGGGCATGAGATCCAAGGCCTGGGAGAAGGATGAATGGAAATCCTGGGTTGATCCCATTCTCCTCACACCCTACCCCCTACCCTGTCCCCTGCTCTCATTCTCTCCTCTTCCACCAGCATGCAGGGCTCTGGTGGATGAACTAGAATGGGAAATTGCCCAGGTGGACCCCAAGAAGACCATTCAGATGGGATCTTTCCGGATCAATCCAGATGGCAGCCAGTCAGTGGTGGAGGTAACTGTTACTGTTCCCCCAAACAAAGTAGCTCACTCTGGCTTTGGATGAAATTCGACTGCTTAAAAAGGACCTTGGtttaatagaaatgaagaaaacagactcAGAAAAAAGATTTGGCTCTGTCTCATTTGGAAGAAGCTGCAGGCTTATTCCCCATGCACTTGCTTCCTGGCTGCAAACCTTAATACTTTGTTTCTGCTGTAGAATTTGTTAGCAAACAGGGAGTCCTGATCAGCACCCTTCTCCACATCCCCATGACTGGTTTTTAATGTAGCACTGTGGTATACATGCAAACATCCGTTCAAAATCTGAGTcggagctaaaaataaaaaatgaaaaaacagaaataagaataaaaggtCTTATCCTCATAATTAGGAAATTTTAATCAAAAAcaacacacatgtacacaaaggTGTATCTAATAAGCAATATATAAGGCAATGTTAAGATTACAGTgctagcctgggcatcatggcaaaacaccaactctacaaaaaaatgcaaaagttagcagtgcatggtggcatgtgcctgtagtgacagctacttggaaggctgaggtgggaggatcacttgagcccaggaggtcgaggctgcagtaagccgtgatcatgccactgcactccagcctgggaaacacagcaagaccatgtctcaaaaaaaaaccaaaacccagcactttgggaggccgaggcaggcggatcacctgaggttagaagttcgagaccagcctggccaacatggtgaaactccgtctctactaaaaatacaaaaaagtagccacgcgtggtggctcatgcctatagtcccagctactcaggaggctgaggcaggagaatcacttgaacccaggaggcagaggttgcagtaagccaagatcgcaccactgcactccagtctggttgacaagaacaaaactctgtcttgaaaaaaaaaaaaaggccgggcgcggtggctcatgcccgtaatgccagcactttgggagactgaggtgggcagatcacaaggtcaggagatcgaaaccatcctggctaacacagtgaaaccccgtctctactaaaaatacaaaaaattagccgggcgtggtggtgggtgcctgtagtcccagctactcaggaggctgagacaaaaagaatggcgtgaactcgggaggcagagcttgcagtgagctgagatggtgccactgcactctagcctgggcgacacagcgagactccctctcaaaaaaaaaaaaaaaaagaaaaaagaaaagaaaaaagattatggTACTTTAATAGCTGTTGTTCACAGAGCCTACACTACGTCTTTAATACTGTGCTTACTGAGGATATTAGTctcaatttaaacaaaattttttttttttttttgagatggagtttagggcttgttgcccaggcgagagtgcaatgacgcaatctcggctcaccgcaacctctgcctcccgggttcaagcagttctcctgcctcagcctcccgagtagctgggattacaggcatgcaccaccacacccggctaattttgtatttttagtagagacagggtttctccatgttggtcaggatggtctcgaactcctgacctcaagtgagccaccctcctc
The Gorilla gorilla gorilla isolate KB3781 chromosome 10, NHGRI_mGorGor1-v2.1_pri, whole genome shotgun sequence genome window above contains:
- the PAN2 gene encoding PAN2-PAN3 deadenylation complex catalytic subunit PAN2 isoform X10, whose protein sequence is MNFEGLDPGLAEYAPAMHSALDPVLDAHLNPSLLQNVELDPEGVALEALPVQESVHIMEGVYSELHSVVAEVGVPVSVSHFDLHEEMLWVGSHGGHATSFFGPALERYSSFQVNGSDDIRQIQSLENGILFLTKNNLKYMARGGLIIFDYLLDENEDMHSLLLTDSSTLLVGGLQNHILEIDLNTVQETQKYAVETPGVTIMRQTNRFFFCGHTSGKVSLRDLRTFKVEHEFDAFSGSLSDFDVHGNLLAACGFSSRLTGLACDRFLKVYDLRMMRAITPLQVHVDPAFLRFIPTYTSRLAIISQSGQCQFCEPTGLANPADIFHVNPVGPLLMTFDVSASKQALAFGDSEGCVHLWTDSPEPSFNPYSRETEFALPCLVDSLPPLDWSQDLLPLSLIPVPLTTDTLLSDWPAANSAPAPRRAPPVDAEILRTMKKVGFIGYAPNPRTRLRNQIPYRLKESDSEFDSFSQVTESPVGREEEPHLHMVSKKYRKVTIKYSKLGLEDFDFKHYNKTLFAGLEPHIPNAYCNCMIQVLYFLEPVRCLIQNHLCQKEFCLACELGFLFHMLDLSRGDPCQGNNFLRAFRTIPEASALGLILADSDEASGKGNLARLIQRWNRFILTQLHQDMQELEIPQAYRGAGGSSFCSSGDSVIGQLFSCEMENCSLCRCGSETVRASSTLLFTLSYPDGSKSDKTGKNYDFAQVLKRSICLDQNTQAWCDTCEKYQPTIQTRNIRHLPDILVINCEVNSSKEADFWRMQAEVAFKMAVKKHGGEISKNKEFALADWKELGSPEGVLVCPSIEELKNVWLPFSIRMKMTKNKGLDVCNWTDGDEMQWGPARAEEEHGVCVYDLMATVVHILDSRTGGSLVAHIKVGETYHQRKEGVTHQQWYLFNDFLIEPIDKHEAVQFDMNWKVPAILYYVKRNLNSRYNLNIKNPIEASVLLAEASLARKQRKTHTTFIPLMLNEMPQIGDLVGLDAEFVTLNEEEAELRSDGTKSTIKPSQMSVARITCVRGQGPNEGIPFIDDYISTQEQVVDYLTQYSGIKPGDLDAKISSKHLTTLKSTYLKLRFLIDIGVKFVGHGLQKDFRVINLMVPKDQVLDTVYLFHMPRKRMISLRFLAWYFLDAAVFSSVLAL